The following coding sequences lie in one Saccharomyces mikatae IFO 1815 strain IFO1815 genome assembly, chromosome: 10 genomic window:
- the POL32 gene encoding DNA polymerase delta subunit POL32 (similar to Saccharomyces cerevisiae POL32 (YJR043C); ancestral locus Anc_1.470) encodes MDQKVSSFINEKLFTEVKPVLFTDLIYQLKVGPSMAKKLMFDYYKQTTNAKYNCVVICCYKNQTIKIIHDVGNIPEEDSIIDCFIFAFNPMDAFLPHYSIINQKDCLTIENPYELKVRESLKIIERTKTLEEKSKPLVRPTARSKTTPEETTGKKSKSKDMGLRSTALLAKMRKDRNDKEMSRQNELRKRREENIEKINKGNPEREAQMKELNNLFVEDDLDDEEPNEGSHSNLPEQTLTDDRKKSNNDLEDLLETTAEDSLMEVPKIHQTKIPEAEDLKEPKFEEERSSFVDEDGYIVTKRPATSTPPPKPSPATRRALSSSKEQETPSSNKRLKKQGTLESFFKRKTK; translated from the coding sequence ATGGATCAAAAAGTGTCATCTTTCATCAATGAGAAACTGTTCACTGAGGTAAAACCAGTACTTTTCACCGACttaatttatcaattgaAGGTGGGCCCATCCATGGCCAAGAAATTGATGTTTGACTATTACAAGCAGACCACTAATGCTAAATATAACTGTGTAGTAATTTGCTGCTATAAAAACCAAACAATCAAAATTATACATGATGTTGGAAATATTCCAGAGGAAGATTCAATAATCGAttgctttatttttgctttcAATCCAATGGATGCTTTTTTACCACATTACAGTATCATCAATCAAAAGGATTGCTTAACCATAGAAAATCCATATGAACTCAAAGTACGAGAATCATTGAAAATCATAGAACGAACTAAGACCTTAGAAGAGAAATCCAAACCCTTGGTAAGGCCTACAGCAAGATCAAAAACCACGCCAGAAGAAACAACTGGTAAGAAATCCAAATCTAAAGACATGGGTCTCAGATCAACAGCACTACTGGCCAAGATGAGAAAGGATAGAAATGACAAAGAAATGTCTAGGCAGAACGAACTACGCAAAAGGAGAGAGGAAAACATAGAGAAGATAAATAAAGGAAACCCCGAAAGAGAAGCTCAAATGAAGGAATTAAATAACCTGTTTGTCGAAGATGATctagatgatgaagaaccTAATGAAGGGTCTCATTCTAATCTACCTGAACAGACTCTCACCGATGacaggaaaaaaagcaatAATGACTTGGAAGACTTGCTGGAAACAACAGCAGAAGATTCACTTATGGAAGTACCAAAAATACATCAAACGAAGATACCGGAAGCCGAAGATTTAAAAGAACCTaagtttgaagaagaaaggtCCTCCTTTGTCGATGAGGATGGATACATTGTTACCAAGAGGCCCGCAACTTCCACGCCTCCCCCCAAACCATCTCCGGCGACTAGAAGAGCACTATCTTCTTcgaaagaacaagaaacgCCATCATCAAACAAAAGACTAAAAAAACAAGGGACTTTAGAaagctttttcaaaagaaaaactaaataa
- the VPS55 gene encoding Vps55p (similar to Saccharomyces cerevisiae VPS55 (YJR044C); ancestral locus Anc_1.473), translated as MMEFKVSPLTKIISLSGFLALGFLLVILSCALFHNYYPLFDILIFLLAPIPNTIFNAGNKYHTSDFMSDSSNTGQDLAHFLTGMLVTSGVALPIVFYHCQLIGHLSCIMCMTGGLIIYSSIVIFKWFFKKDFNEDDSLFG; from the coding sequence ATGATGGAATTTAAAGTATCGCCATTGACAAAGATTATATCTTTGTCAGGGTTCCTGGCACTaggttttcttttagttATACTAAGTTGCGCATTATTCCATAACTACTACCCACTATTCGATATCTTGATCTTTTTACTAGCCCCAATACCAAATACAATTTTCAATGCAGGAAATAAATACCACACATCAGACTTCATGTCTGATTCATCAAACACTGGCCAAGACCTGGCCCATTTCCTAACAGGAATGCTGGTGACAAGTGGCGTGGCATTGCCAATTGTTTTCTACCATTGCCAATTGATCGGTCACCTGAGTTGCATTATGTGCATGACCGGTGGTCTTATCATATATTCTagtattgttattttcaaatggtttttcaaaaaggaCTTTAATGAAGACGATTCTCTTTTTGGTTAA
- the SSC1 gene encoding Hsp70 family ATPase SSC1 (similar to Saccharomyces cerevisiae ECM10 (YEL030W) and SSC1 (YJR045C); ancestral locus Anc_1.474): MLAAKNILNKSGFASSFRIATRLQSTKVQGSVIGIDLGTTNSAVALMEGKVPKIIENAEGSRTTPSVVAFTKEGERLVGIPAKRQAVVNPENTLFATKRLIGRRFEDAEVQRDIKQVPYKIVKHSNGDAWVEARGQTYSPAQIGGFVLNKMKETAEAYLGKPVKNAVVTVPAYFNDSQRQATKDAGQIVGLNVLRVVNEPTAAALAYGLEKSDSKVVAVFDLGGGTFDISILDIDNGVFEVKSTNGDTHLGGEDFDIYLLREIVSRFKTETGIDLENDRMAIQRIREAAEKAKIELSSTVSTEINLPFITADASGPKHINMKFSRAQFETLTAPLVKRTVDPVKKALKDAGLSTSDISEVLLVGGMSRMPKVVETVKSLFGKDPSKAVNPDEAVAIGAAVQGAVLSGEVTDVLLLDVTPLSLGIETLGGVFTRLIPRNTTIPTKKSQIFSTAAAGQTSVEIRVFQGERELVRDNKLIGNFTLAGIPPAPKGVPQIEVTFDIDADGIINVSARDKATNKDSSITVAGSSGLSENEIEQMVNDAEKFKSQDEARKQAIETANKADQLANDTENSLKEFEGKVDKAEAQKVKDQITSLKELVARVQGGEEVNAEELKTKTEELQTSSMKLFEQMYKNDSNNNNNNNNGNSNNADGETKQ; encoded by the coding sequence ATGCTTGCTGCTAAAAACATACTAAACAAGTCTGGCTTTGCCAGCTCTTTCCGTATTGCAACACGTTTGCAATCCACCAAGGTGCAAGGTTCTGTCATCGGTATCGATTTAGGTACCACGAATTCTGCGGTGGCTCTTATGGAAGGTAAAGTTCcaaaaattattgaaaacgCCGAAGGTTCTAGAACCACTCCTTCTGTGGTGGCCTTCACCAAAGAGGGAGAGCGTTTGGTTGGTATCCCAGCCAAGCGTCAAGCTGTTGTGAACCCGGAGAATACCTTGTTTGCTACCAAGCGTTTAATCGGTCGTCGTTTTGAAGACGCTGAGGTGCAAAGAGACATTAAGCAAGTTCCATACAAGATTGTCAAGCACTCCAATGGGGATGCTTGGGTGGAAGCTAGAGGTCAAACTTATTCTCCAGCCCAGATTGGTGGGTTCGTCTTGAACAAGATGAAGGAAACAGCTGAGGCCTACTTGGGTAAACCAGTTAAGAACGCTGTTGTTACTGTTCCAGCTTACTTCAACGACTCTCAGAGACAAGCCACCAAGGACGCAGGTCAAATTGTTGGTTTGAACGTTTTACGTGTCGTCAATGAACCAACTGCCGCTGCCTTGGCTTACGGTTTGGAAAAATCCGACTCCAAGGTTGTTGCCGTCTTCGATTTGGGTGGTGGTACTTTCGATATCTCCATCTTAGATATTGACAACGGTGTCTTCGAAGTCAAGTCCACCAACGGTGACACTCATTTAGGTGGTGAAGATTTCGACATCTATTTGCTGAGAGAAATCGTCTCCCGTTTCAAGACTGAAACTGGTATCGATTTGGAAAATGACCGTATGGcaattcaaagaatcaGGGAAGCTGCTGAAAAGGCCAAGATTGAGTTGTCCTCCACTGTATCCACCGAAATAAATCTACCATTTATCACTGCTGATGCCTCCGGTCCAAAGCACATCAACATGAAATTCTCCAGAGCTCAATTTGAGACTTTGACTGCACCATTGGTCAAGAGAACTGTCGATCCAGTCAAGAAGGCCTTGAAAGATGCCGGTTTATCCACTTCCGACATCTCTGAAGTTCTCTTGGTTGGTGGTATGTCCAGAATGCCTAAGGTTGTCGAAACCGTCAAATCTTTGTTCGGTAAGGACCCATCCAAGGCTGTCAATCCAGATGAGGCTGTTGCCATTGGTGCTGCCGTTCAAGGTGCTGTCTTGTCCGGTGAGGTTACCGACGTCCTACTATTGGATGTTACCCCATTGTCTCTAGGTATTGAAACTTTGGGTGGCGTTTTCACCAGATTGATTCCAAGGAACACTACCATTCCAACAAAGAAGTCTCAAATCTTCTCCACCGCTGCTGCGGGCCAAACCTCTGTTGAAATCAGAGTTTTCCAAGGTGAAAGAGAATTGGTCAGAGACAACAAATTAATTGGCAACTTTACTTTGGCAGGTATTCCACCTGCTCCAAAGGGTGTGCCACAAATTGAAGTCACTTTCGACATCGATGCCGATGGTATTATCAATGTTTCTGCCAGAGACAAGGCTACAAACAAGGATTCTTCCATCACTGTTGCCGGCTCTTCTGGTCTATCCGAAAACGAAATCGAACAAATGGTTAACGAtgctgaaaaattcaaatctcAAGATGAGGCTAGAAAACAAGCCATTGAAACTGCAAACAAGGCTGATCAATTAGCCAATGACACTGAAAACTCCTTGAAGGAATTCGAAGGTAAGGTTGACAAGGCTGAAGCCCAAAAGGTTAAGGATCAAATCACCtcattgaaagaattggTTGCCAGAGTACAAGGTGGTGAAGAAGTTAACGCTGAAGAATTAAAGACCAAGACCGAAGAACTACAAACCTCCTCGATGAAATTGTTCGAACAAATGTACAAGAACGActccaacaacaacaacaacaacaacaacggTAACAGCAACAATGCTGATGGTGAAACTAAGCAGTAA
- the TAH11 gene encoding Tah11p (similar to Saccharomyces cerevisiae TAH11 (YJR046W); ancestral locus Anc_1.475) — protein sequence MSGVVNSKRKQLLRVPVIDLDRVSDEEQLLPVIKAVLLQYDTFLLKNYANKAVLDTLLAGLATTDLPDTNQGFDANFTGTLPLEDNIWLEQYISDTDPQLHFDRKCKNESLNLIYSRLFKLGLFFAQLCVKSVISSSELRDCISSSHCATKLTRYFNDNGYAHDAADAGATMLPTGDDFQYQFERDYVTLLPTGVLTIFPCANGIRYKPSTMAATDNSWITIDEPDCLLLHTGTLLVRWSQGMHTTSPLQIDPSANIVSLTIWPSLTTPIGGEGDGTIANQLLEQQIKAFPKVAQQYYPRELNILKLQEAMKFIKELFIVCETVLSLNALSRSTGVSPELHVLLPQISNMMKRKIVQDDILKLLTIWSDAYVVELNSRGELTMSLPKRDNLVTLTNKSRTLAFVERAESWYQQVITSKSDVITHIPVFKINKRRSSTNFKTVSGNKVQTKSSDTNALSNSRYLANKKENFMYKEKTPDSQANLMDRLRERERRSAALLSQRQRRYQQFLAMKMTQVFDILFSLTWGQPYTETYLSSLVVDSLQDSNNPIGTKEASEILTGLQDILPMEISVHQVDGGLKVYRWNSLDKNRFTKLLEIHKSKQKGDQDI from the coding sequence ATGAGCGGTGTAGTGAATAGCAAGAGAAAGCAGTTGCTGCGTGTGCCCGTGATAGATCTTGATCGGGTTTCAGACGAAGAACAATTGTTACCGGTAATAAAGGCAGTGTTACTGCAGTATGACACCTTTCTGTTGAAGAATTATGCTAACAAGGCAGTACTGGATACATTGTTGGCAGGTCTTGCGACAACAGACCTACCGGACACAAACCAAGGGTTTGATGCGAACTTTACGGGCACATTGCCGCTAGAGGACAATATTTGGCTGGAGCAGTACATATCTGATACAGATCCTCAATTGCATTTCGATCGGAAGTGTAAGAATGAGTCGTTAAACTTGATTTATAGCAGGTTGTTCAAACTGGGTCTGTTTTTCGCTCAATTATGTGTAAAGAGCGTGATATCTAGCTCTGAGTTACGTGATTGTATTAGCAGTTCGCACTGCGCGACCAAACTGACTCGTTATTTCAATGACAACGGTTACGCACATGACGCTGCAGATGCAGGTGCTACGATGCTGCCGACTGGTGACGACTTCCAATATCAGTTTGAAAGGGACTACGTCACTTTGCTTCCCACAGGGGTGTTAACCATCTTCCCCTGTGCCAATGGTATCAGGTATAAGCCATCTACTATGGCAGCCACAGACAATTCTTGGATCACTATCGATGAACCCGATTGTCTCTTGCTCCACACAGGGACCCTTCTTGTCCGCTGGTCGCAAGGTATGCACACCACCTCGCCGCTCCAGATAGACCCTAGTGCGAACATCGTTTCTTTGACCATCTGGCCTTCACTTACTACACCTATAGGAGGTGAAGGTGATGGCACGATTGCTAATCAGCTGCTGGAGCAGCAAATCAAGGCTTTCCCAAAAGTAGCTCAGCAGTACTATCCGCGAGAACTTAACATTCTAAAACTGCAAGAGGCTATGAAGTTCATCAAGGAGTTGTTTATTGTTTGTGAAACGGTGTTATCATTGAATGCCCTCTCAAGATCCACGGGGGTTTCGCCAGAGTTGCACGTTTTGTTACCTCAGATATCTaatatgatgaaaaggaagataGTGCAGGATGATATTCTGAAGCTGTTGACTATTTGGTCTGACGCATATGTTGTAGAGCTAAACTCTAGAGGCGAGCTGACTATGAGTTTACCAAAAAGGGACAACCTGGTAACACTGACAAACAAGTCGAGGACCTTGGCTTTCGTGGAAAGGGCAGAGTCGTGGTACCAGCAAGTGATAACTTCCAAGAGTGACGTTATCACTCATATACCCGTTTTCAAGATTAATAAAAGGAGATCGAGCACTAACTTCAAGACGGTTTCGGGCAACAAAGTTCAAACGAAAAGTTCTGATACTAATGCCCTAAGTAACTCTAGATATTTAGcgaacaagaaagaaaatttcatgtacaaagagaaaacacCTGATTCGCAAGCAAACCTTATGGATCGGCTGCGTGAGAGAGAGAGGCGTTCAGCTGCATTGCTTTCACAAAGACAAAGACGTTATCAGCAGTTCCTGGCAATGAAAATGACTCAAGTATTTGATATCCTTTTTTCACTCACCTGGGGTCAGCCTTATACGGAAACTTATCTAAGCTCATTGGTCGTAGACAGCTTACAAGACAGTAATAATCCCATTGGTACAAAAGAGGCAAGTGAGATTTTGACCGGGCTACAAGATATTCTACCAATGGAAATATCCGTTCATCAGGTGGACGGTGGGCTGAAAGTTTATAGATGGAACAGCTTGGATAAAAATAGATTCACCAAACTGTTGGAAATTCACAAGTCTAAACAAAAGGGTGATCAAGATATTTAG